From the genome of Dermacentor andersoni chromosome 3, qqDerAnde1_hic_scaffold, whole genome shotgun sequence:
CGCTGTTCTTCTTatgtctaatgtctattttgtTATTGGACTGGCCGCCAAGGCTATGGGTCCAAACGGTATCGTGTGTATGCAAtgaattaaataaaaaataaaaaaaaagaccaggCAGAGCAGACGTTGTGTTGCAGAGCAAACATCACGCTGCGATGTTTTCCTTTCTAGTGTTAAACAGAACATaagcttcctttattttttcccttTAAGCCGAGTTCTGTATTATCAATCTTAACACCTTGTTCTTCAGGTACCTCGCATCTGGCATGTACATGCAAGATGTTGCTATTAGCTTCAGGGTTGGCATCTCAACGGTGGCGACCATTGTGCACCACGTATGCAGGCTGCTGTGGAGAACACTGCAACCTTTATACCTAAAGGTACGCATTTAGCCACTACACATGGATGCTGTTTATTACCAGCACTTAGAGTGTGGTTACAAACTCCAACTCCTTCAGCTTGTTTTCCGAGTACCTGTGTGCATGAGCTAGCTTGCTTCGGGTACGCTTCTATCGAACAAATGTTTTTTCACACGCTAAGCGCGACTTTTTTTATTTGCTAAGGTGCCGACAACTGAAGCCTGGCAAGAGGTAGCCGAAGGATTCGAGGAAAAATGGAATTTCCCTCACTGTGTTGGTGCTGTCGACGGCAAGCACGTTCAGATACAAGCTCCTCCTAATTCAGGCAGCTTGTATTACAACTACAAGGTAATTAACGCAGTAGGTCATATTTTCATAACATGCGCTTATAGTCTTATTTTATTACAGGGCACATACTCCATCGTCCTCATGGACGCTGTTGACAGCAATCTGAAATTCATATGCGTTGATGTTGGGGCGTATGGACGTCAAAGCGATGGTGGCACATTGTCTGCTTCTGGCTTTGGAAAATCACTGGAAGAGGGCTTGCTCGGCCTCCCACCTCCGAAGCAGCTGCCTGGCACAAACATCGTTGCTCCTCACGTTTTCGTCGGAGATGAAGCGTTTCAACTTCGTCCGGATTTTCTGCGGCCATATTCTGGGAGATGCCAGGATGAAAACAAGCGCATCTTCAATTACCGCCTAAGCAGAGCCAGGTAACCAAAAGCACAAAATTTACTCTTGCTTATgttgaatatttttttacttAAATTTGCAGGAGGTGTGTTGAAAATGCTTTCGGAGTGATGGTCTCCCGATTCAGGATTTTTCGGCGTGCCATCAATCTGCGGCCGCAAAATGCAGACTACGTTGTCATGGCATGTTGCGTCCTACACAACTTCTTGCGTGATGACGTGATCTACATGACGGCGAACTATGTCGACACGGAAGATGCATATGGCAACATAACCAGTGGTCAGTGGCGCACCACCCAGAACATTGGCACCTCAGCCATGTTCAGTCTCCGACCTCCGACTGGGCACAATTATACAAGAACAGCAGCGGAAATAAGAGACCTTTTCTGCTCATACTTTGTGAGTAGGGAGGGTTCTGTGCCTTGGGAACGGGCACCTGCTGGTCTGCGGCCATGATACAAAAGAAGTGCCCACCAgcactttgctggttgtgctGTATGCTAGCCGATTCTTGTTTGATGTATGACACAGTGACACTTCTCAGAAGTAAGTAATGTAAATAAGAACAGGCATTTATGTGGTTGGCTATTGAAATGCGAGCACGAAAGGTGAATTTGGTACTTGGTGTACTCCTCCTGTTTGAAGGAATATTATATATGTCCATATATGTCCATATTATATTATGTCCATATTATATCCCACTTTGCTGTCGAATTAAATGTTTAACAGTGCACACCAGTTGTATGTTTTGTTCGACTTCCGTGTTGAACTTTTTCATTCAATAATTTTTTATTACATTGTATATCTTTACTTGTTACGGCCTGACCCCTGGATTTGCTACTTACTGCACCACTCCCTACCCCCCCCTTCCCCAAGCTTCCCTTTGTGATGTGCTCAGCTAACAGGCAAAACGGaaaccatttctttcttttttatcatgtTCAATTGCTTTGCTTTGTTGTAATGTCACTGAACTGCAAACTGACaaagtgtatttttcatttttttcattgcttCAGTGTGGTTAAAAGTTTTGACCGATGTGCAATAcaaaaggaggtcccatagtcaaaggcTGTATTGGCAGCAAATTAAAGCAATATCATGACATTAACATACAGGTCAAAAAGCATAACAAATATAAGAGAACAACTTGAGCggaagtaaacaaaaaagaagaaaaacaagtgaagaaaaagagtacgagTATGTACGAATGTGTATTAAACGACAGACAAATGACAAGCATAAAAAAAACATGTATTCATTCCAATACAGAGCCACATCaattacacaaaaaaaaatgagcaagatACATGAAACAGCTAGGGTGCCAATCTAGAAAAAGAAGCGTCAGAACAATGTGGTACACAGTGAGAAAGAATTAAAAAGAGACTTAACAGTTACTGAACAATTTCACAGTTTCTATGTTGTACTTATCTGTTGTACTAAATCTTTTATTGCACTCTTGCCTTTTATGCATTTCAGATGAGTGTGACTGTACTAATCGTCATTTTTAACAAGAAGATTTGGATACTTTCCCGTGCTGTAGGATGCAACAATATTTTGAAGTTCTAACCGCGGGTGCTGCTGCATGTGCTTAGGAGCTTCTTTCATTGACGGAACAAGGGACAACACAAAATGCGTAACGTCGTCCATTGCCTGGCTTGCTGCGAGGGCACCCCTTATGGCTTCAATTCTCAAATCTATTTCCTcgatttctttcattgttttctgTGTCTTTCGTGCCCGTCTCTCTGTCCCCTCAGGCAAGGCCACGGATGATTCTTTGCTTGTGCATGAGGTTGCTTTAGGGGAGCAGCCAGGCGACGGAAACATTTCTTCGAAAATCTCCTCGTTTTCACAATGATCTTCAAGGGTAACAAGTGTTTCCTCTGCTGCGGTGCTGTCATACGCACAATTCTGTTCATCTGAGGAAATGTTGCTGTGGCTCCTGTGTAATATACGTGCAGCTTAATAATGTGCACTCGTACCTTCATACATGCAGTTGCTCTTACCTGCGTGGTTCAAACAAATCCGACATGAAGCGCAGCCTTTCCATGTATGGCCAGTTGTtggattttgttttctttgtagcagCTGAGCCACTGCTTTGCTCATCTTTAACATCTTTCAGTTTTCGCCGAAATGTGTCCTTTAGGTTTTTCCATCTGCTCTGTATTTCATCCATGGTCACTTAAAAAAGTGAAGCAATATAACAAAATGTAAAAGCAGAAGTTACATGTAGAAATTTTATCTCTTTATAAGTGTGTCGCCTAATAAGCAGCGCAATCTCTAAATACGATGCCATCAGCTGATTCGTGATCGCATTTCAATGTTCCTGGAACGGGGTCGTGTCCTTCAGTGAGTGGCCCGAAAATTAGCTGGAAAATTTTAAAAGAAACCTCGACGCATCGGCACCTTGCATTCTGCGTTTTTTCACACATAATTGAAATAGCGTAATTGGCTAAACTTGGTATGCTGAGCAGAGGGAAATGTTACGTTGGTTTGTTTTCTTCGTTGCTTCTTGCACGATTCCTTGCCGTGGGTATGTGCCAAAGTGCggaaatcataatcatcagcgAGCGAAGATCATCTAGAAGAGCTAGTCGGCGCTGGGCATATATatagcggacaaattttatataatATACAGCCTGCGTGAATTTGTTAGAATGTCTTCAGGCATTTTACAAAATCctacaaattagtggtatatttcagagaGGTTCATCATATGTAAATGCTTTCCTCTTTATATGTATTATTAAGTGCAGCTTATAGAATTATGATAACGTTTTTCAATGCCCAGTTGTAAAATTATAGTTTAGTTATCCAAAATTTTGCTataaaaatgcaagaaaactgaCATCCTAATTAAACACTCCACTTAccacagtcactatattttaactcttcctttaaatgcaacagaactcatcaaattcggtgcaaTGGTTGCTGAGAAAACCGATTTCTACGTTTTCGTGTATTGGATAAGAGTAGATTTATTTACCTAGGAACAAATAAAGAGGCGAACACATACCGTTCGGGTCGATGGTCCTCATTGCCTCCAGCACTTCATCCCACAACGCAGACCTGTTCGAGGTCTTCTTGTAGTCATTAAGCGCGGCGTTCCACAAAAGCGGACGCATGGCCACTTCATCAATTAACACATCGTTGAAGctggcgcgcgacattgctcaGCTGAGCTTCCAACTtgcggtaaaacaggaaagcgcctatttcGACGGCGCTTGCTCTTACGTCACAcgttgcccctcccacatcgcgccgatcgctgcgactgagcgacggcgcgaccaacttgttggaatctcgTCGCGGAGATCCCaggacgtcgcggcggtcgctgagcgacggaattcgctgtgtcgctgactcaAAATCGCttcatgtgaaacagcctatagTCCATTTTTCTGAAGTTTTGCGATTTTGAATCATTCTTAtttattaaagggaccctgaaacgcttttgacgattttctacaaacgtactgagtcgttagagtaggtccttctgatcattaattaacacatctaagtgctccgcgtgaagcgtgtaatttattataaggttttaaaaatgcacatcgctgccgatcgcagcgcactgctcggtggaattttaagccgcccctacccatatgaccgaaatcacccatatgacgtcagtggggcgagctgtCCGATTGGCTGAtaagggcgcgtgatcgataatttttccaacctTATAGACCAGaatacgctagcctcgcacccagactaaccgaacgcatactctcgcacccggattgcccggtcgaccagcgccatattgtactgggctgccaaagtgtgttcgccgCCGACCAGTAGACATGGTAAGcgccagctctaggactccaaagtgcggaaatgtgcccgttcacgcggatccaaagtacaagaagtcatctgggcatcattgcgtcgtgtttggatgccaaaataaccagcggaaaaggagcaggttgctcagcggtgtttgcgaagagcacaatacacgtagggaatcgtgccggtgcggtgttttcagcctgcaccgatttccatccgcaacgaagaatgacaagctgtgccaccggtggatagctgcagtgaataggaagtaccaacccagtgaaaatgcacgagtgagtattcaatctgtgtatattttggtgccacgttcaactttgcgccctacgaacgtaatatgtgtaacacgcaggtttgctccgaccactttctggacaacaagcctacagagcagaatcccgcgccggtgcttcgccttggctataacaagacggcaagccttttcgtgttttcattcaggcagagctcccgacggttaagcggaacagttgagtttgcggttagcgtaCTTGCAGCTgatgcacggcatgaccattaagcgtgaacgacaagttgtaggcaatagtatgttgccctgctggtgagcgttattgctaatgaaagtaaaccgAAGTCCGCTCGTGACGTAGCATGCGTCCACAAAAACGTAAACCActactgctcgtcgccgaaggtgttcttgcagtgcgcctgtctttacgagctggtattgcaggtgtcattcgtaacgaattcatttgagcctgctgagctctaaactgcgtgcgggctgttatgcgcGGCAAAgagcaaaatttttccgttcatatggcgaggaaaataaggtgcttaattgttgttgtttcttgtaacaaaattttgctcgttcgcgccagtttttttttttttactgttttttctaagggagcgccagcaatccgatatggcctcgcaaaagcgaaacaggtctgataccaggtagctgcagttggtggggctaattttttggaatgcaggtgcggttgttctcttgtaccaaaggggtccatgatgatgcagctttaagtagggatggcaattttatgtgccctgtcatggtttgtgcaactgtacaacacctgcatctgtcatgctcgccctgttatgcGGGCTtcgactgcacatgtagttgaacattataactactgtagttgcTCATTTTCCAATGAatgcaggtttagcatcatatgctgtttgttcgagtgctgtaggcttgtgttaggaatgttgtactcttaagtggttgcacgatacaattggcctggtgtatTTTCTATCTCATTTTGAGAGGAATTtatatcttcgcaacagtgatggcaacagcccttcttactataacatctatATTGTTTTcgatgtgcaggtggtgaagggcaggcgtctgctaatcagctAGTCAAACGACCTCgacagttggttgccaaacgcggccaacccagtggtgaccatgacaaacaagaccaaactgaaagtgcagaggacaatgttctgcgtgctttaatgctatatggcaccaacacagtgctgtaaaatccttcacaggttacgtgccagAAAGCTCACATGTGTTCTAGGATATAGCTCGCGGTTTGTACAAACGTAACAGCGTACTTACCCGatatattcgcttctgcagtctgcacaggactcagtgtggccattgcggacttgcatgaagtcttgaagtttgattgaatcgagacagcgaaaatgacaggttagaaaaaacgcgaaacacgccttccgcccagctaaaaagcccaagtttcgctttcgcgccgggtcgcatctcccggcgtggcagcccaggcacggccgcctcgatcacgcgcgcacggggcTTGCTCCGGCCGTTCCATTCGGACGGAGAGGGCGTAATTGCGGAAAGTGGCGCGGCCGCTCTTTTCGCCGCACCGCGGCGCGCGTGCACGACCCCTtgcagagtaaaatcctatacgctcagagtaaaatcctatacgaaaaacgtctgaggaaattggatgataacaggtgggcagctaaggtgtttaaatacctatacagaaagagcgttgactcacaatggcggaaaagaactagaaagctaaccagtaagtatgccagacacgaggacgaaaaaggacagagcattaaacgacaggttaaaaatgcggaaggtaaaaattggataaattcaatgggaaagaagcatagtgtagaactatatcgatactggaaacaacagatcaggaaggaagcgttttatgataactcaagaggcagtgccctactctttgaagctagatcagggtgtcttagaacgcggagctataaaaagaaatttaacgaagaagaagacacatgtactgtgtgtggtaaatatgtagaaacaatggaacacctcatactaaaatgtgatggtatcaaccccgatgtcgatgcggccacagtcacccttcctgaggccctagggttcagagataatgatagtcatgtaaataaaggtgcggtggaaattagcaaaaggcgattggaggcttggtggctcaaaagcagagaggtgacataaggttaaaagggtaggaagacgtatttaaagaaaatcgaggaattcaataacacacaacacagataaaaataaaaggcaaaataaaaatctgagcatggtggcaactgccatcgccccgtttcaaaggggacgctcctaccttccatccatccatcgcctCCCCTACTATGGCTTCGCAAGAGGCGATTTGCGGCGCCTTGGACGTATTGCGTGATGAATAGTGGCGGAAAACCGCGATGAATACAAATTTACACAAGAACACCAATTACTCCTGCGGCTAGGTATTTATTTTCTTACTAAGCTCCAGACGCTGCGGCCGCATGTTGCCCGAAGCGGGCACTCATGATGCCATGCGAAACGAGTGCTCCCGGAAAACAATCATATCTGCGGGTTTTGGGCGCAGCAGGCCAATGAAAGCATGGAAGTATGGAAAGGCATTGCTTCTTTATAAAAGAAGTGCCACGTCTCACGAGGCAACGCAGTAGTAATTTTTTTCCCCTGTGAATTCATGAACGTTTGTGCATGACGTACAAGCTCGGTCAGAACGTCTTTACCGGTCAAAAAACAGCCTGGAAGGAAAATGGCAATTGTACTATGAAGAAAATGGGCAGGCGATGTTGCACGCTGAGTTGTCAATTTTATATTCCTTAGGCGAGCTCATCACTGTTCCTCCTGTACGAGAGAATCTGCTCACCAGAGTCGACAGCCGCGGAGGGCAACGTCCTGTCGCTCTGATTAGTCTGTGTACTTGAATATCATGACTATATTCGTGGTAAAAATTACCAGCATAACAAAGTCAGTGTATGCAGGAAT
Proteins encoded in this window:
- the LOC126524471 gene encoding uncharacterized protein → MYMQDVAISFRVGISTVATIVHHVCRLLWRTLQPLYLKVPTTEAWQEVAEGFEEKWNFPHCVGAVDGKHVQIQAPPNSGSLYYNYKVINAVGHIFITCAYSLILLQGTYSIVLMDAVDSNLKFICVDVGAYGRQSDGGTLSASGFGKSLEEGLLGLPPPKQLPGTNIVAPHVFVGDEAFQLRPDFLRPYSGRCQDENKRIFNYRLSRARRCVENAFGVMVSRFRIFRRAINLRPQNADYVVMACCVLHNFLRDDVIYMTANYVDTEDAYGNITSGQWRTTQNIGTSAMFSLRPPTGHNYTRTAAEIRDLFCSYFVSREGSVPWERAPAGLRP